Proteins from a genomic interval of Kaistia defluvii:
- a CDS encoding FAD-binding protein, with protein sequence MPSELREITTDVLVIGSGGAALRAALEAQEGGAEVTVAIKGEFRRSGATFHSVAEVGAFNVPDGAGDAEDSPEVFLDDILTAGQGMSDPRLSAILAEEAEEALRYLEGYGVPFERVGPEAGEPYLTFKACFSSKPRSHVIKDHFKPIVKALGSEATRRGLSALDRLMIKDLIVRDGECLGAVAVDAEGKLVVIRAKATILTTGGASQLFRTNLYPSDITGDGYAMAHRAGAHLVNMEFMQAGVSIIDPFVNLFGNYLWDARPNLTDRDGKPFITDYLPEGLTLDAVIHEKQRHFPFSSSDISRFIEISIQKAINEGRGTDKGGLRLDFIHDDLDAILGDQSRSVAKMWPLTYNWYKERGTDLRKDKVEITCSAHAINGGLRIDEDAQSNIKGLFAAGEVAAGPHGADRLGGNMSVTCQVFGGRAGRAAAARAREIDHRPLADPLDGHAALLKGANGASKRELPELRARLQNAANRYLLILRDEAGLEAFGAECAEIRESLETEARIDTPAETVQALELENLIAVGELMALAALARPESRGSHYREDFPERDPAFEHNILLDRHAKGGFFRARLGDL encoded by the coding sequence ATGCCAAGCGAACTCAGGGAAATCACGACGGACGTGCTCGTCATCGGCAGCGGCGGCGCCGCGTTGCGGGCAGCGCTCGAGGCACAGGAGGGCGGCGCCGAGGTCACCGTCGCCATCAAGGGCGAATTCCGGCGCAGCGGCGCGACCTTCCACTCCGTGGCCGAGGTCGGCGCGTTCAATGTGCCGGACGGCGCCGGCGACGCGGAAGACAGTCCCGAGGTGTTCCTGGACGACATCCTGACCGCCGGGCAAGGCATGTCGGATCCGCGCCTGTCGGCGATCCTCGCCGAGGAGGCGGAAGAGGCGCTGCGCTATCTGGAAGGCTACGGCGTTCCCTTCGAGCGCGTAGGCCCCGAGGCGGGCGAACCTTACCTGACGTTCAAGGCCTGCTTCTCGTCGAAGCCGCGCTCGCATGTGATCAAGGATCACTTCAAGCCGATCGTGAAGGCGCTGGGCAGCGAGGCGACGCGACGCGGCCTCTCGGCGCTCGACCGGCTGATGATCAAGGACCTGATCGTGCGCGACGGCGAGTGCCTGGGCGCGGTCGCCGTGGATGCCGAGGGGAAACTGGTCGTCATCCGCGCCAAGGCGACGATCCTGACCACCGGCGGCGCCAGCCAGCTCTTCCGCACCAACCTTTATCCGTCCGATATCACCGGCGACGGCTATGCCATGGCGCATCGCGCCGGCGCGCATCTGGTCAATATGGAGTTCATGCAGGCCGGCGTCTCGATCATCGATCCGTTCGTCAATCTGTTCGGCAACTATCTCTGGGATGCGCGCCCCAACCTGACCGATCGCGACGGCAAGCCGTTCATCACCGACTACCTGCCCGAGGGGCTGACCCTCGACGCGGTGATCCATGAGAAGCAGCGGCACTTCCCGTTCAGCTCCAGCGACATCTCCCGCTTCATCGAGATCTCGATCCAGAAGGCGATCAACGAAGGGCGCGGCACCGACAAGGGCGGATTGCGGCTCGATTTCATCCATGACGATCTCGACGCCATCCTGGGCGATCAAAGCCGCAGCGTCGCCAAGATGTGGCCGCTGACCTATAACTGGTACAAGGAGCGCGGCACGGACCTGCGCAAGGACAAGGTGGAGATCACCTGTTCGGCGCATGCGATCAATGGCGGCTTGCGGATTGACGAGGACGCCCAGTCCAACATCAAGGGCCTGTTCGCGGCCGGCGAAGTGGCGGCGGGGCCGCATGGCGCCGACCGGCTGGGGGGTAACATGTCGGTGACCTGCCAGGTGTTCGGCGGCCGGGCCGGAAGGGCTGCGGCGGCGCGGGCGCGCGAGATCGATCATCGTCCGCTGGCCGATCCGCTCGATGGGCATGCCGCCCTGCTCAAGGGCGCGAACGGCGCCTCGAAGCGCGAACTGCCCGAGCTGCGGGCCAGGCTGCAGAACGCTGCCAACCGTTATCTGCTGATCCTGCGTGACGAGGCGGGCCTCGAGGCCTTCGGGGCCGAATGTGCCGAGATCCGGGAGAGCCTGGAGACCGAGGCGCGGATCGATACGCCGGCCGAGACCGTGCAGGCGCTGGAACTCGAAAACCTGATCGCGGTCGGCGAACTGATGGCGCTGGCGGCGCTGGCCCGTCCCGAAAGCCGCGGCAGCCATTATCGCGAGGACTTCCCCGAGCGGGATCCGGCCTTCGAGCACAACATCCTGCTCGATCGCCATGCCAAGGGCGGCTTCTTCCGCGCCCGGCTTGGTGATCTCTGA
- a CDS encoding YciI family protein, which yields MTQYLVAIHHPDDFDPAMESEAAIRDIQALNVEMKAAGVRLFAGGLQSAASARSLRPQPNGEVHVTDGPYIEAKEHVGGFWILEVGTPEEALEWGRKAAIACRVPVEVRAFH from the coding sequence ATGACACAATATCTGGTCGCCATTCACCACCCCGACGATTTCGACCCCGCCATGGAGTCGGAAGCCGCCATCCGGGACATTCAGGCTCTCAACGTCGAAATGAAGGCGGCCGGCGTCCGGCTGTTCGCGGGCGGGCTGCAATCAGCCGCCAGCGCGCGCTCGCTGCGGCCGCAGCCCAATGGCGAGGTCCACGTCACCGACGGGCCCTATATCGAGGCGAAGGAGCATGTCGGCGGTTTCTGGATCCTGGAAGTCGGCACTCCCGAGGAAGCGCTGGAATGGGGCCGGAAGGCCGCCATCGCCTGCCGCGTGCCGGTGGAAGTGCGAGCCTTTCACTGA